The proteins below come from a single Saccharopolyspora sp. SCSIO 74807 genomic window:
- a CDS encoding MSMEG_6728 family protein produces MQTFLPYSDFAASARVLDRRRLGKQRVEALQVLRALTVSGYGWRRHPAVLMWCGYEEALTCYGLVVCGVWQAGGRGDTCEPSLRADFAVATDRDAVRTQAELGKAGELPPWLGRAELHRSHRSALLRKDPEHYGRYFSDADPELPYLWPSSDRPERPEEQRVAR; encoded by the coding sequence GTGCAGACTTTCCTGCCTTACTCGGACTTCGCGGCGAGCGCGCGGGTGCTCGACCGGCGCAGGCTCGGCAAGCAGCGGGTGGAGGCGTTGCAGGTGCTGCGCGCCTTGACCGTCTCCGGCTACGGCTGGCGACGGCACCCGGCGGTGCTGATGTGGTGCGGCTACGAAGAAGCGCTGACCTGCTACGGGCTCGTGGTGTGCGGGGTGTGGCAGGCCGGCGGCCGCGGTGACACCTGCGAGCCGAGCCTGCGCGCGGACTTCGCGGTCGCCACGGACCGCGATGCGGTCCGCACGCAGGCCGAACTCGGCAAGGCCGGTGAGCTGCCGCCGTGGCTCGGCCGGGCCGAGCTGCATCGCAGTCACCGATCCGCGCTGCTGCGCAAAGATCCCGAGCACTACGGCCGGTACTTCTCCGACGCCGATCCCGAGCTGCCCTACCTGTGGCCGTCCTCGGACCGCCCGGAACGGCCCGAGGAGCAGCGGGTCGCTCGGTGA
- a CDS encoding LLM class flavin-dependent oxidoreductase, with amino-acid sequence MPGTHLAVALDGAGWHPAAWRDPSATPEKLFTAPYWAALARTAERGLLDFVSVEDGLGLQSEDHLEPGDRRTDRVRGRLDAQLIASFLAPLTSRIGLVPTVTSTHTEPFHVASAISTLDHDSLGRGGWRVQTSARADEAAHFGRRSLPPIRRDALDSPAVQEAIADLFAEAADAVEVVRRLWDSWEDDAEIRDAATNRFLDREKLHHIDFAGRFFSVRGPGIVPRPPQGQPLVVALAHRELAYEFAARSADVVFVTPQETADIAGILSEVRAAERKVGRDGEPLRVLADVVVALDADAPAARRRLARLDELAGEPLRSDAAVFSGDAPQLADLLEEWRIAGIEGFRLRPALLPIDLDAIVDRLVPELHRRGSFRTGYGAETLRERFGLPRQSSRYAVEVA; translated from the coding sequence ATGCCCGGCACACACCTCGCCGTCGCGCTCGACGGCGCGGGCTGGCACCCGGCGGCTTGGCGCGATCCGAGCGCCACGCCGGAAAAGCTGTTCACCGCGCCCTACTGGGCCGCGCTGGCCCGCACCGCGGAGCGCGGGCTGCTCGATTTCGTCTCCGTCGAGGACGGTCTCGGCTTGCAGTCCGAGGACCACCTCGAGCCCGGTGACCGGCGCACCGACCGGGTCCGCGGCAGGCTCGACGCGCAACTGATCGCTTCGTTCCTCGCGCCGCTGACCTCGCGGATCGGGCTGGTTCCGACGGTGACGAGCACGCACACCGAGCCGTTCCACGTGGCCTCGGCGATCTCCACGCTCGATCACGACAGCCTCGGCCGCGGCGGCTGGCGGGTGCAGACCTCGGCCCGCGCCGACGAGGCCGCGCACTTCGGGCGGCGCAGCCTGCCGCCGATCCGCCGCGACGCGCTCGATTCGCCCGCGGTGCAGGAGGCCATTGCGGACCTGTTCGCCGAGGCCGCCGACGCGGTCGAGGTGGTGCGGCGGCTCTGGGACAGCTGGGAGGACGACGCGGAGATCCGCGACGCGGCCACGAACCGCTTCCTGGACCGGGAAAAGCTGCACCACATCGACTTCGCCGGCCGGTTCTTCTCGGTGCGCGGGCCGGGGATCGTGCCGCGGCCGCCGCAGGGCCAGCCGCTGGTGGTCGCGCTCGCGCACCGCGAACTCGCCTACGAGTTCGCCGCGCGCTCGGCCGACGTCGTGTTCGTGACTCCGCAGGAAACCGCCGACATCGCGGGAATCCTGTCCGAAGTGCGCGCGGCGGAGCGAAAGGTCGGCCGCGACGGGGAACCGCTGCGGGTGCTGGCGGACGTGGTGGTCGCGCTCGACGCCGACGCCCCGGCCGCGCGGCGGCGGCTGGCGCGGCTCGACGAACTCGCCGGTGAGCCGTTGCGCTCGGACGCCGCGGTGTTCTCCGGCGATGCTCCGCAACTGGCGGATCTGCTGGAGGAATGGCGAATCGCGGGCATCGAAGGTTTCCGCCTGCGCCCCGCGTTGCTGCCGATCGACCTCGACGCGATCGTCGACCGGCTCGTGCCGGAGCTGCACCGGCGCGGGAGCTTCCGCACCGGCTACGGCGCGGAGACCCTGCGCGAACGCTTCGGCCTGCCCCGGCAGTCCAGCCGCTACGCCGTGGAGGTGGCGTGA